Genomic segment of Verrucomicrobiia bacterium:
GATTTTGTCTTCTTGAGACGCTCAATTAAAAGCTCCATGGCTTCGGCAGGATTCAGCTCGTTCAGAACCTTGCGAAGCACCCACACCCGGGCAAGCTCATCGGGATGCATGATGAGGTCTTCTTTACGGGTGTTGGATTTTTTGATGTCGATGGCGGGGTAAATGCGTTTCTGGAACAGCGCGCGGTCAAGCTGCAGTTCCATGTTACCCGTGCCTTTGAATTCTTCGAAGATCACGTCGTCCATACGCGAACCGGTGTCGACAAGCGCTGTCGCGATGATCGTGAGGCTTCCGCCTTCTTCGATGTTACGCGCCGCGCCGAAGAAACGTTTCGGGCGGTGCAGGGCGTTCGAGTCCACACCGCCGGAAAGAATCTTACCGGAGTGCGGGACGACCGTGTTGTACGCGCGCGCAAGACGCGTGATGCTGTCCAGCAGAATCACGACGTCGCGCTTGTGCTCGACCAGGCGCTTGGCCTTTTCGAGCGCGATTTCGGCGACCTGCACGTGGCGTTCGGCCGGTTCGTCAAAAGTCGACGATACGACTTCGCCGCGGACAGAACGCTGCATGTCCGTGACTTCTTCAGGACGCTCGTCGATGAGCAGCACGATCAGATACGCGTCCGGGAAGTTCTTCGTGATCGCGTTGGCAATCTTCTGGAGCAGGATCGTTTTACCGCTGTACGGCGGGGCCACGATCAGCGCGCGCTGGCCGAAACCGACCG
This window contains:
- the rho gene encoding transcription termination factor Rho, whose translation is MESAAVARPSGDLKGGDKGLDVATLKDMKMSELQELSKKLGVEQTIGIKKQDLIFKILQGQAEKSGLMFGEGVLEILEDGFGFLRSPNYNYLPSPDDIYVSPSQIRRFNLRTGDCVSGQIRPPKEGERYFALLKVELVNFEDPETIKDKIPFDNLTPLYPEKRLYLETAHEEISTRVMDLLTPVGFGQRALIVAPPYSGKTILLQKIANAITKNFPDAYLIVLLIDERPEEVTDMQRSVRGEVVSSTFDEPAERHVQVAEIALEKAKRLVEHKRDVVILLDSITRLARAYNTVVPHSGKILSGGVDSNALHRPKRFFGAARNIEEGGSLTIIATALVDTGSRMDDVIFEEFKGTGNMELQLDRALFQKRIYPAIDIKKSNTRKEDLIMHPDELARVWVLRKVLNELNPAEAMELLIERLKKTKSNAEFLLSMNKVEK